Sequence from the Candidatus Kryptoniota bacterium genome:
CGGGCATGTTGAGGTCCAGAACTACCAAATCTATTTCGTGCCAAGCTCGTTTGAAGGTCTCGATCGCGCTAACTCCGTCTTTGGCCGTCAACACTTTGTAACCTTCCTGCTCGAGGAGGACCTGAGCTGCTTCTCTTATTCCAGCTTCGTCGTCGACAAAGAGGATCTTCTTTCCGTAAGTGGCAATCGACTCCTTCACTGCTCCATGTCCCGCTTCCTCCTTCGGTCCGCGGCCGGCGTCGCTCAGCGGGAGGTAGATGTCGAATACGGTACCCTTCTTAACTTCGCTGTAGACCTTGAGGAACCCGTTATGGGAGCGGACTATGCCGTATACGACGCTCAGTCCGAGACCGGTTCCCCTTCCCGGCGGCTTCGTTGTGAAGAACGGCTCGAACACTTTCGACATGAGCTCAGTGGGTATACCATCGCCATTGTCCTTGACCATCACAAACGCGAAGAGCCCGGGAGAAACCTGGTAAATCTCGGCTTCGATGGTGGAGACATCCCGGATTTCCGTCTTGATCGTGAGCGTGCCGCCGTGAGGCATAGCGTCACGCGCGTTCACGGCAAGATTGAATATTACCTGCTGAATCTGACTCTGATCTCCATCGACATATATTGCTTCGGGAGTCAATTGAGTCGCAATCTTTATTGTCCTGGGAAAAGTTTCCTCGAATAAAGGTATTGATTCCATAATGATAGAGTTAACGTCAAACGCGAGCTTTTCCTCGAGTCCTCTGTGTCGGCTGAACGTCAACAGGCGCTTGGACAAATCGCTTCCCCGCAACGCGACGTTTGTGATGTTGTCAGCGTACTTCTTTAGATCCGTATGCTCAAGACTGTGCTGCAGAAGTTGGGATGAGCCGAGAACGACCTGAAGAATATTATTGAAGTCGTGGGCGATTCCTGCCGCCAGAGTAGCCATAGACTCCAAGCGCTCGAATTGCTCCAGTTTCTCCTTCTCACGAAATTCAGCCGTGCTGTCGACTGCGAGAGATTGTACACCTCGTTTAGTGCCGATGTTAATTACACTCGAATAACCTGAGAGACTTATTGATCTACCCGATGCCGTCAACGCGTTGACAGTCCACTTATCACCTGATTTCTCTCCGCTGATTATCGAGTCGAAAATGGACTGAAGTCCTGCACGGTCTTCCTTCTGGACAAACGCGGAAAGATCGCTGCCCGGAAGGTTCTCGATATCCGTCTCGAGTATTTCTGCGAGTCTATTGTTCGAGAAGATGAGCCGTCTGTCTACCATGATGAAACTGCCGATGTATGGATTCTCGACTATCCGCCTGTACTTGTCTTCGGAACTTCTGAGTTCCTGGACTTTACTCTGGACTTCCTTCTCGAGGCGCATAGACCACCTGAAGGCGACCACGATCGTTACGAGCCCGCCTCCGAAAATTCCTGCGATCAGCAGTCCGGCAAGGACGAGCAGCGAGTTGGTGGGCTGAAAGAGCCCGGACACGTCTCCTTCACGATCCACCGCTGTAAAGTAGCATTCATATCCGCTGAACTCCAGAGGCGTGGAAGTGAGAACATAGTATTCGCCCACTCCGGGACGAGTCATACCACTAAGGACCTCAAAGCCTTCCAGGTGCTTTCTCTGTAAGTCGAGAAATCTACCGTCGAAATCACCTGCCTGAACCGGCATTTGGGAAAGAACCACTTCCCTGAGGGACTTTCCAATCTCCTGCTGGCGTGTCGAAAAGACAACCGAAAAGTCTGTGGAAACAACCCTGAAATTCTGTCCGTAATCTTCGAGACCCACTAAACTGTTTGCGAGCACCTCTTCCAATTTTACGAACGCGAACACACATGAGTTTTCCGCACTTCCGTTCCGGGTCTTGATCGCGACAAAGAATTCTAGATTCCGGCCGGACTGAGTGGGTACAATCGCAACACCGTTCTCCGTGAATTTCTCTCCCGGCGAATTGAGTATGCCTGAGACCTCGCGCTCACTCGCCACGTTGTCGCGTCTTTGAATGAAATTGATCTTTCCGGACAAACTTGCAGTCCCGATCGCGTCCACAAAATGCCTGTTCCTCATGAGAGAGGTAAGGACGTCCCTGAAGTCACTTGCATCCTCGGAACGCTGAAGTCTCAAGACAACGTCCTGGAATGTGGAACGTACCCTCGTTGCCGCCAGCCTCTCAACTGAAAGTCGGAGCTGTGCATAGCTTTCAATCGTGGAAAGTCTTAG
This genomic interval carries:
- a CDS encoding ATP-binding protein; amino-acid sequence: MIIAADILDFLFVFLPISSLILLAFRIGLAYGRSRGGIFIFGGGALIIFSYLFKIYFDFVFGSVDVLWLFIFTLGTMVGLALALAGTWRSYIFLESTRSQTGGRVTPLAQNAGIIAAALSGVYIVFFAFSGRPLMWTAAAVCYVVDQAALFGIVFLIGEFFSAVRKPTVSREAKFARILSAYYLLEPTTVVVATRITKGIFLNPAASVTINLIGVVVSILVVILMMSFIRRYSSTVLRQIKTTYIDTLRVRVLLYLFVIGSVLTIFLFIILLAAESTYGRLRLSTIESYAQLRLSVERLAATRVRSTFQDVVLRLQRSEDASDFRDVLTSLMRNRHFVDAIGTASLSGKINFIQRRDNVASEREVSGILNSPGEKFTENGVAIVPTQSGRNLEFFVAIKTRNGSAENSCVFAFVKLEEVLANSLVGLEDYGQNFRVVSTDFSVVFSTRQQEIGKSLREVVLSQMPVQAGDFDGRFLDLQRKHLEGFEVLSGMTRPGVGEYYVLTSTPLEFSGYECYFTAVDREGDVSGLFQPTNSLLVLAGLLIAGIFGGGLVTIVVAFRWSMRLEKEVQSKVQELRSSEDKYRRIVENPYIGSFIMVDRRLIFSNNRLAEILETDIENLPGSDLSAFVQKEDRAGLQSIFDSIISGEKSGDKWTVNALTASGRSISLSGYSSVINIGTKRGVQSLAVDSTAEFREKEKLEQFERLESMATLAAGIAHDFNNILQVVLGSSQLLQHSLEHTDLKKYADNITNVALRGSDLSKRLLTFSRHRGLEEKLAFDVNSIIMESIPLFEETFPRTIKIATQLTPEAIYVDGDQSQIQQVIFNLAVNARDAMPHGGTLTIKTEIRDVSTIEAEIYQVSPGLFAFVMVKDNGDGIPTELMSKVFEPFFTTKPPGRGTGLGLSVVYGIVRSHNGFLKVYSEVKKGTVFDIYLPLSDAGRGPKEEAGHGAVKESIATYGKKILFVDDEAGIREAAQVLLEQEGYKVLTAKDGVSAIETFKRAWHEIDLVVLDLNMPELSGREVLDSFTITNPDVRVLISTGYITPEEKAGLKGVVEVIEKPFDFDQLVQKVRMALERFSGIS